A DNA window from Nitrospira sp. contains the following coding sequences:
- a CDS encoding Imidazoleglycerol-phosphate dehydratase (MaGe:77309084), translating to MKTQGAAPRHASIHRATKETDIAVEWALDGSGQGKIDTGIRFFDHMLELLAKHGFFDLTVKAKGDIDIDEHHTVEDVGIVMGQAFHQALGEKAGIKRFGFASAPLDETLAQITVDLSGRPYLVYNVALPDRKIKAFDLGLFEDFFQAFVTHGGLNLHVNLMYGRNPHHIMEAIFKGLAKALDQATLPEERLAGKVLSTKGML from the coding sequence ATGAAGACGCAAGGAGCGGCGCCCAGACACGCCAGCATTCATCGCGCGACGAAGGAAACGGACATCGCCGTCGAATGGGCGCTGGACGGCAGCGGGCAAGGCAAGATCGACACGGGCATCCGCTTCTTCGATCACATGCTGGAACTATTGGCGAAGCACGGGTTCTTCGACCTGACCGTCAAAGCCAAGGGCGACATCGATATCGACGAACATCACACGGTTGAAGATGTCGGGATCGTCATGGGCCAGGCGTTTCATCAAGCGCTGGGCGAGAAGGCGGGGATCAAGCGATTTGGGTTCGCTTCGGCGCCGCTCGACGAAACGCTCGCGCAGATCACGGTGGACCTCAGCGGGCGACCCTATCTTGTCTACAACGTGGCCCTGCCGGATCGGAAGATCAAGGCTTTCGACTTGGGCCTCTTCGAAGACTTCTTTCAGGCTTTTGTCACCCACGGCGGACTGAACCTGCACGTGAATCTCATGTACGGCCGCAACCCGCACCACATCATGGAAGCCATTTTCAAAGGCCTAGCTAAAGCACTCGATCAAGCGACCCT
- a CDS encoding Histidinol dehydrogenase (MaGe:77309085), translated as MKILTQADRAFAATVKKVASRGAVQSNAVEKTVRTILQAVQRGGDRAVLRYTKQFDRVALKADALRVSSEEIKEAYHHIRKDEGDALRFAAQRITAFHERQRTKTWMYQDETATLGQVITPVDAVGVYVPGGKAVYPSSVLMCAIPAKVAGVERIVMVTPPQKGTINPYLLVAADIAGVNEIYRVGGVQAVGALAYGTKTIAKVDKIVGPGNIYVATAKRLLYGTVGIDMIAGPSELLVVADGDAQPDHIAADLLCEAEHDEAAQVFLVTTSERLAKDVSKHIDRQLKGLQREKIASKSVASHAVAFVVATMEEAIALANEIAAEHLTLSVDNPFDYLEKIRHAGALFLGRHTPPSVADYIAGPNHVLPTGGSARFFSALSVNDYVKTSNIVHYTKEELRKVKDHLVRLAHIEGFDAHAKSAESRFS; from the coding sequence ATGAAAATTCTTACGCAGGCTGATCGGGCGTTTGCCGCGACGGTGAAGAAGGTCGCTTCGCGAGGGGCCGTCCAGAGCAACGCGGTGGAAAAAACCGTTCGGACAATTCTCCAGGCGGTGCAACGGGGCGGCGACCGTGCCGTCTTGCGCTATACGAAACAGTTCGACCGCGTCGCGCTCAAGGCCGATGCGCTCAGAGTGTCTTCGGAAGAAATCAAAGAGGCCTATCATCATATTCGGAAAGACGAAGGCGATGCCTTGCGGTTCGCCGCCCAGCGGATCACCGCATTCCACGAACGCCAGCGCACGAAGACCTGGATGTACCAGGACGAGACTGCCACGCTGGGGCAGGTGATTACGCCGGTCGATGCTGTGGGGGTTTATGTGCCGGGCGGGAAAGCTGTTTATCCGTCGTCTGTCCTGATGTGCGCCATTCCGGCCAAAGTTGCCGGGGTCGAGCGCATCGTGATGGTGACGCCTCCGCAGAAGGGCACGATCAATCCCTACTTGCTCGTGGCTGCTGATATTGCCGGCGTGAACGAGATTTACCGAGTTGGTGGCGTGCAAGCGGTTGGGGCTCTCGCGTATGGCACCAAGACGATTGCAAAAGTGGACAAGATTGTCGGGCCGGGCAATATCTATGTGGCGACGGCCAAGCGGTTGCTGTATGGGACGGTCGGCATCGATATGATTGCCGGGCCAAGCGAGTTGCTAGTCGTCGCTGACGGCGATGCGCAGCCCGATCATATCGCTGCGGATCTGCTCTGCGAAGCCGAGCACGATGAAGCGGCGCAAGTGTTTCTCGTCACCACGTCCGAGCGACTGGCCAAAGATGTCTCGAAGCACATCGATCGGCAGTTGAAGGGGCTGCAGCGGGAGAAGATTGCGTCGAAGTCGGTGGCGAGCCATGCGGTGGCGTTTGTCGTTGCGACGATGGAGGAAGCCATCGCGCTGGCGAACGAGATTGCCGCCGAGCATTTGACGCTGTCGGTGGACAATCCGTTCGACTATCTGGAGAAAATACGTCATGCGGGGGCGTTGTTCCTGGGACGGCATACGCCGCCTTCCGTGGCGGACTATATTGCTGGGCCGAATCACGTGTTGCCGACCGGCGGGTCCGCGCGGTTTTTCTCCGCGTTGTCCGTCAACGATTATGTGAAGACCAGCAATATCGTGCACTACACGAAAGAGGAGTTGAGGAAGGTGAAAGATCATCTCGTGCGCCTCGCGCACATCGAAGGGTTCGATGCGCATGCCAAGTCGGCTGAAAGCAGGTTCTCATGA
- a CDS encoding ATP phosphoribosyltransferase (MaGe:77309086): protein MLTIALSKGKLIEPTLELFRRAGYEGAGLSGESRRLIFPCPEIDTTFLIVRPSDVPTYVEYGGADAGIVGKDVLMEQDSDVYEPLDLLFGACRISVAALRAEVACDRFSSKVRVATKYPRITERFFNQRGVPVEIIKLYGSIELAPVVGLADRIVDLVETGSTLKAHDLVEVDVIAQSTARFIANRASLKLKHAPLMDMIRRLRKAVAASQKTPSMPRGKSGSKRASTSAKDRA, encoded by the coding sequence ATGCTGACGATTGCGCTCTCCAAGGGGAAGTTGATTGAACCGACGCTGGAGCTGTTCCGCCGGGCCGGCTATGAAGGCGCCGGACTTTCGGGGGAGAGCCGGCGGTTGATCTTCCCCTGTCCCGAGATCGACACCACCTTCTTGATTGTGCGGCCCAGCGATGTTCCGACGTACGTGGAATATGGGGGCGCCGACGCCGGCATCGTCGGAAAAGACGTGTTGATGGAGCAGGACAGCGACGTCTATGAGCCGTTGGATTTGCTGTTTGGAGCGTGTAGAATCTCGGTCGCCGCGCTGCGAGCCGAGGTGGCCTGCGATCGATTTTCATCCAAGGTTCGCGTCGCGACGAAATATCCCAGGATCACCGAGCGCTTTTTCAATCAGCGCGGGGTCCCAGTTGAAATCATCAAGCTCTACGGTTCGATCGAATTGGCGCCGGTGGTTGGACTTGCAGACCGGATCGTCGACCTTGTTGAGACTGGCAGTACGCTCAAGGCGCACGATCTGGTCGAAGTGGATGTGATTGCCCAGTCGACCGCGCGTTTCATCGCGAACCGGGCAAGCCTCAAGCTCAAACATGCGCCGTTGATGGATATGATTCGCCGGCTGCGGAAGGCCGTGGCGGCATCTCAGAAAACGCCCTCGATGCCACGCGGCAAGTCAGGATCGAAACGAGCCTCCACCTCAGCGAAGGATCGCGCATGA